A segment of the Terriglobia bacterium genome:
CGCCGGACGCGGCGGACCGCCCCAACCCTGCAGTCCTGCGCCGCCGAACGCACAAGCGGCGGGAGCTCCGCCTCCGCCTCCGCCACTCCCGCCCCCGGGACAGCGCGGCGGAATCCTGGATCCCAACTTCGCGATGCCCCGGGGAGCCATGGCGATGATGTTTAACGGGACCGGTTCGACCTTACGCGCCGCCGCCGTGCCGATCGCGAATTTAATCGGGATGTTGCAGCAACAGGTCGGACGTCAACTGGTCGACAAGACGGGCCTGACCGGCCTCTTCGATTTCACTCTGCAGTTCAGCGCCGAAGGTCTATCCGTGCCCGGATTGCCACCCGGCGCTCTGCCGCCGGGCGCGCCGCCTCCCGCGGCTGCGGGCCAGACCCCGGGCACGGCCTCAGCAGCCGATCCCGTACCTTCGCTGTTCACCGCCATCCAGGAACTCGGTTTGAAGCTGGAATCGTCGAAAGGGCCGGTCGAAGTTCTCGTCGTGGATTCGGCTCAGAAGCCCACGGAGAACTGATAACTCTCGGGAAGTCGGGCCGGATTTGAGAAAAGATCGAAAGAGAGCTCGAATTTGCAACAAGAGCGCTCGACTTCCGGAAAGAGGGCTCGAATTTCCCCCGGAAGCGGGTTTTTCGCGGCCACGATCGTCATTTGCCATTCGATGATTATCATTTTCAAAATCACAATCATCATTCGCCATTTGATGATCGTCATTTTCAAAACACTGTCGGCCGCGAGAATTCTCGACAGGAATCTTGATATTCGACAGGTCATCTCCCCTCGAAGTTTCCCAAAGCGGCCGGCAGAGCGAAACACCCGGTGAAAAACCTGCCGCGTGGCCGGTGTCGAACAGCTTCCGGCGAACTCAGAGTATTCCTGCGGCTCCACTTCGAGATCTGGCGCAGATCGTTGCGCTTCGCACGCCTCGGCTCATAATCGCGATTGCCGGGACATAAGTTCGGCCGGCGGGTTTAGGTTGATAAAAGCACGACTTTGCAGTCGCGTTATCGCCGAAAACCGGATCTTGTAGCGCGCTGGCAATCGGGATTTCAATTACTTAAGACGGCAACCCACTTGCGGTATTCTGGAGGTGATTATATGGGTACTGAAATCGCAAAAAAGCTGTTTACCGTTCACGACTACCACAAGATGGTGGATGCCGGCATTCTTCATGAAGAGGATCGTGTCGAACTCATTCGGGGCGAGATCGTTCAAATGAGTCCCATCAATCCGCTCCACAATGGCACAATTCATCGTGCAACTCGCTCCCTCGTTCGTATTGTGGGTGACCTTGCCATTGTCGGCGTGCAGGGGTCCATTCGACTCGATGAATACGACGAACCGCAGCCTGATCTTTACCTGCTGCGGCCGAGGGACGATTTTTATACGGCCAGGCATGCCGGTCCGGCCGATATCTTCCTGATTATCGAGGTGGCCGATTCATCACTGCAGTATGACCGCACCACGAAGATGCAGCTTTACGCCGAGACCGGAGTTCCGGAGTATTGGATTTCCGATCTTCAGAACGACTGCATCATTGTTTATCGCAATCCGGAAGGCGCAACATATCGCACGACTCTGCAATTCCGCCGAGGCGAGCAACTGAGGCCTGCGCTATTATCCGACTGCGCCATTCCGGCCGACACCTTGCTGCCTTGAGCCGCCGATCGTTATGCCGCTGCCTGGAGGTGATTTTGAGCATCTCTTTTTCTGTGCTCCCAGCCTGCGGCGTGAAGTCCCACGAAATTTACGCGTATACTATTGCGCGTCATGCAAATGGACGATGCGATCAGGGACGTGCTGGCCGGATATCAAGCCCGGATCACGGCGGAAGACAAGCTTCGAGGACAGGTATCGCGTCAGGAATGGCTGAGCCGGCGCGATGAGTTCCTGCTGGAAGTCGGCGAGGCGGTCGGCACGCTGTTGAATGTTCTCGCGCGCGAAGCGAAAGCCCGGACGATTCTCGAGGTAGGGACGTCCTACGGCTACTCCACGATCTGGCTCGCCGATGCGGCGCGCGCCACGAAGGGGAAAGTCATCACGCTGGATCTCCGGGCCGACAAGCAGGCCTATGCGCGCAAGATGCTCGAACGCGCCGGACTCCTGGATTACGTCGAATTCCGCTGCGGCGATGCGCTGGAGCTTATCCAGAAGATGAGCGAAACCCTCGACTTCGCTTTGATCGACCTGTGGAAGGACGTCTATATTCCCTGCTTCGACCGGGTCGCTCAGAAAGCGGCGCCCGGCGCGCTGATCATCGCCGACAATATGATCTTTCCCCCAGATAATCAGGCCATCGCCGCCGCATATCGCGCGCATGTCCGCAGCAGGCCCGGAGTTGAATCCATCCTGCTGCCGGCAGGCCACGGCATTGAAGTCACGCGGCTTCCCTGATTCGTCTTTCTATTCGGAACGCAGGCACACGTATAATCCGCGCTTATGGAAAGCGCCGTGGCGACCCTTGCGGAGTGGAAAACCTTTTACGGAATCGTGGGTACGGCGGCGGCCAGCCTGACGGGCCTGCAATTCGTCGTGATTGCGCTTGTGGCGCAGGTGCGAACGCGGTCCAGCGGCCATGAGATTGCGGCCTTCGGCAGCCCGAATGTGGTGCATTTCTGCGCGGCCCTGTTTCTGTCCGCCGCGCTGAGCGCGCCATGGCATTCGTTCCGGACAGCCCGTCTCCCGCTTATCGCGTGCGGCTTCATCGGCGTGGTGTATGCCGTCGTCGTCGCCTGGCGCGCGCGCCGCCAGACGGGCTACAAGCCAGTGTTCGAAGATTGGCTGTGGCATGTCGCACTGCCGATGCTGGCCTACGCCGCGCTGTTGGTGGCCGGGGCCTTGCTTTCGCGTTTCACGCTTTCCTCCCTGTTTGCGATTGCCGCGACGGCACTGCTCCTCGTGTACATCGGAATTCACAATGCATGGGACACGGTCGTCTACCTGGCGATCACCTATCTCCGACGGGAGGATAATTAACCTTGCAACTCCCCTCCTCCGGAAGGCGTCAATGTACTTGGCGCAGGCAACTCCCCTCCTGGCATAGGGCAATAATATGCTTGACTCATCCTTTCGTGAGGCAGCTCCCCTCCTGATGCAGGAGGGGTGGCTGCACGCGGCTGTAGTTGCTCGATCAGATGCGGGCCGCATAGTATTACCCTTCGTGAAAATCACCGACATTCGCGCGACAACCGTAACCGTTCCCCTCGAAGCTCCGCTGCGCCACGCCAACGGCGTGCACTGGGGACGCTTCGTCCGCACCATCGTCGAGGTTGAAACCGACAACGGCCTGATCGGACTCGGCGAAATGGGTGGTGGCGGAGAATCCGCCGAAGCCGTCTTCCGCGCAATGAAGAGCTATCTGGTTGGCCACGATCCGGCCCGGCTCGAAGAAATTCGTTTTCTGATCGCAAACCCCACAGCCTCGCTCTACAACAACCGCACTCAAGCGCTCGCGGCGATCGAGTTCGCATGCCTCGATATCCTCGGGCAGGCTTGGAAGGCTCCGGTCTCGGAAATCCTCGGCGGACGTTTGCGCGATCGTGTCCGGTTCGCCTCGTATCTGTTCTTCCGCTATCCCGATCCAAAGACCGGCAAAGGCGAAGTCCGCACCATCGAACAACTGGTCGCGCACAGCCGCCAGCTGAAACAGCGGTTCGGTTTCACGACTCACAAACTCAAAGGCGGCGTCTTTCATCCCGATTACGAATTGGAAGCCTA
Coding sequences within it:
- a CDS encoding TIGR03435 family protein — protein: MPGDRFNMAGATLRMLLQQAYQKTATGTPISQLQIVGGPGWMDSDRYDITATADCSGGTLSREQVQQMIQSLLADRFQVKAHLETRELPIYNLVAGKDGPKIKASADQTPPNAGRGGPPQPCSPAPPNAQAAGAPPPPPPLPPPGQRGGILDPNFAMPRGAMAMMFNGTGSTLRAAAVPIANLIGMLQQQVGRQLVDKTGLTGLFDFTLQFSAEGLSVPGLPPGALPPGAPPPAAAGQTPGTASAADPVPSLFTAIQELGLKLESSKGPVEVLVVDSAQKPTEN
- a CDS encoding class I SAM-dependent methyltransferase → MDDAIRDVLAGYQARITAEDKLRGQVSRQEWLSRRDEFLLEVGEAVGTLLNVLAREAKARTILEVGTSYGYSTIWLADAARATKGKVITLDLRADKQAYARKMLERAGLLDYVEFRCGDALELIQKMSETLDFALIDLWKDVYIPCFDRVAQKAAPGALIIADNMIFPPDNQAIAAAYRAHVRSRPGVESILLPAGHGIEVTRLP
- a CDS encoding Uma2 family endonuclease, whose translation is MGTEIAKKLFTVHDYHKMVDAGILHEEDRVELIRGEIVQMSPINPLHNGTIHRATRSLVRIVGDLAIVGVQGSIRLDEYDEPQPDLYLLRPRDDFYTARHAGPADIFLIIEVADSSLQYDRTTKMQLYAETGVPEYWISDLQNDCIIVYRNPEGATYRTTLQFRRGEQLRPALLSDCAIPADTLLP